Proteins encoded in a region of the Methylocystis echinoides genome:
- a CDS encoding DUF7007 domain-containing protein, whose product MSMPAPSTGMIAEPAGAFPQIEFGRTAEGILVACVADTSFAMLPARDGRHYLATGWRIGRPMAEWKRSDFYGHAGELADEAAFRCKVAENAEHQREKRALGRREIGSTANTPWGRSQGATLYAEGVVCHSTAGHGGFHLSAERNRKVHSVLRSRGGWYEEDAGWAIVALTFPHLFTSYERRCAERTIKDSWPDAWEAIFGTILQPGESLEKDRRAFEQRHADDWIVVSAITSDQQPGFVEVVATPGGRRGAGTEERRFLVPSGEYQVGRFGFVVDEARHPVHSGPSSFIGWQGRAR is encoded by the coding sequence ATGAGCATGCCCGCACCCTCCACCGGAATGATCGCGGAACCCGCGGGCGCATTTCCGCAGATCGAGTTCGGCCGCACAGCAGAGGGCATTCTCGTCGCCTGTGTCGCCGACACCTCCTTCGCCATGCTGCCGGCGCGCGATGGCCGGCACTATCTCGCCACCGGCTGGCGCATCGGCCGGCCGATGGCCGAATGGAAGCGATCCGACTTTTACGGTCATGCCGGCGAGCTCGCCGACGAGGCGGCGTTCCGCTGCAAGGTCGCGGAAAACGCGGAGCATCAGCGCGAGAAGCGCGCGCTCGGCCGCCGCGAGATCGGCTCCACGGCGAATACGCCGTGGGGCCGCTCGCAGGGCGCGACCCTCTATGCCGAGGGTGTCGTCTGCCATTCGACCGCCGGTCATGGCGGCTTCCACCTCTCGGCCGAGCGCAATCGCAAGGTCCATTCCGTGCTGCGGTCGCGCGGCGGCTGGTACGAGGAAGATGCAGGCTGGGCGATCGTCGCGCTCACCTTCCCGCATCTCTTCACCAGCTATGAGCGGCGCTGCGCCGAGCGCACGATCAAGGATAGCTGGCCGGACGCCTGGGAAGCGATCTTCGGCACGATCCTTCAGCCCGGCGAGTCTCTGGAAAAGGATCGCCGCGCCTTCGAGCAGCGGCACGCCGACGACTGGATCGTCGTATCGGCGATTACATCGGATCAGCAGCCGGGCTTTGTCGAAGTCGTCGCCACGCCCGGCGGCCGCCGCGGTGCGGGCACCGAGGAACGGCGCTTCCTCGTGCCGTCCGGCGAGTACCAGGTCGGACGCTTCGGCTTCGTCGTCGATGAGGCGCGTCATCCGGTCCATTCCGGCCCGTCGAGCTTCATCGGCTGGCAGGGGAGGGCGCGATGA
- a CDS encoding tyrosine-type recombinase/integrase: MATEKITKRIVDALKAPKPSRDGVKVREHFVWDRELRGFGVQVMPSGLKSFVIQYRTLEGRNRRAVIGRYGLMTVEDARKLAHEKLVAVSKGVDPVAEEAKAAGLLTVAEVCDWYLAEAEAGRILGRRRRPIKSSTLAMDRSRIEAHIKPLLGRRQVASLKLGDVEGAQADIAAGKTSKPRAGSRGGATTGGEGVAARTMSTLHSILEHAVRLGKIEANPAKGVRRLASAPRERRLSRSEIERLGKTLRAAAEEGEHPTGLAAIRFLLLTGFRRMEALGLQGTWLDEEECAIRFPDTKSGAQIRVIGQAAIDLLLDQPKTKSPFFFPADWGEGHFIGVVRVLDRVCQKAELADITPHTLRHTYASLAGDLGFSELTIAALLGHSARGVTQRYVHIDEALRMTADRVADEMADLLDGRATPTRSRSARRDRSERNLEPTRV, encoded by the coding sequence ATGGCGACGGAAAAGATCACAAAGCGGATCGTGGACGCGCTCAAGGCTCCGAAACCTTCGAGAGATGGGGTCAAGGTTCGGGAGCATTTCGTGTGGGATCGCGAGCTGCGCGGGTTCGGCGTGCAGGTCATGCCGTCGGGTCTCAAGAGCTTCGTCATCCAGTATCGCACCCTGGAAGGGAGGAACCGGAGAGCCGTCATCGGGCGCTATGGGCTGATGACGGTCGAAGACGCTCGCAAGCTCGCCCATGAGAAGCTGGTGGCCGTCTCCAAGGGTGTCGATCCGGTCGCCGAGGAGGCCAAGGCGGCCGGCCTGCTCACCGTCGCCGAAGTCTGCGACTGGTATCTGGCCGAAGCGGAGGCCGGGCGGATCCTCGGCCGCCGCCGGCGACCGATCAAGTCGTCCACGCTGGCGATGGACCGCAGCCGCATCGAGGCGCACATCAAGCCGCTCCTCGGCCGCCGCCAGGTCGCATCGCTCAAGCTCGGCGACGTCGAAGGCGCGCAGGCGGACATCGCGGCCGGCAAGACCTCGAAGCCTCGCGCGGGCAGCCGCGGCGGCGCCACCACCGGCGGGGAAGGCGTGGCCGCGCGGACCATGTCGACGCTGCATTCCATCCTTGAGCACGCGGTTCGCCTCGGGAAGATCGAAGCCAATCCCGCGAAGGGCGTGCGCAGGCTCGCCAGCGCACCGCGTGAACGGCGGCTCAGCCGGAGCGAGATCGAACGGCTGGGCAAGACGCTGCGGGCGGCCGCGGAGGAGGGTGAGCATCCGACGGGGCTCGCGGCTATTCGCTTCCTCCTCCTGACCGGCTTCCGGCGCATGGAAGCGCTCGGGCTACAGGGCACCTGGCTCGATGAAGAGGAATGCGCCATTCGCTTTCCGGATACCAAGAGCGGCGCGCAGATTCGCGTGATCGGCCAAGCCGCTATCGATCTGCTTCTCGACCAGCCGAAAACCAAGTCCCCCTTCTTTTTTCCGGCCGATTGGGGTGAAGGGCATTTCATCGGCGTCGTGCGCGTTCTCGATCGCGTCTGTCAGAAGGCCGAGCTGGCGGACATCACTCCGCACACGTTGCGCCACACCTACGCGAGCCTTGCGGGCGATCTCGGCTTCTCCGAGCTGACGATCGCGGCGCTGCTCGGCCATTCCGCCAGGGGCGTCACGCAACGCTACGTTCATATCGACGAAGCGCTTAGGATGACGGCTGACCGGGTTGCCGACGAGATGGCCGACCTGCTCGATGGGCGGGCGACGCCCACACGCTCTCGCTCCGCTCGCCGGGATCGGTCCGAGCGGAACCTGGAACCGACCAGGGTGTGA
- a CDS encoding DUF6088 family protein, translating into MYHISDMTTLAHETDLRSRLLARIASSPNEVWTPGDFADLGSRAAVDKTLQRLATAGELRRIDRGLYDQPRKNDLTSRPTVPDYRAVIRAVTRRDQARAVVDGMTAANDLGLTTAVPARIEVLVDARLKPIKLGSQEIHFKFAAPSRLYWAGRPAMRVVQALHWMQDMLAQDDERARVQAALRRLFGDPQHGQAIRDDLRAGLSALPIWMQEFLRGLLSATDADEGQS; encoded by the coding sequence ATGTATCATATTTCGGACATGACGACCTTAGCGCATGAAACCGACCTTCGCTCCCGGCTGCTCGCCCGGATCGCCTCCAGCCCGAACGAGGTCTGGACGCCCGGCGATTTTGCCGACCTTGGCAGCCGCGCCGCCGTCGACAAGACCCTGCAGCGCCTCGCCACCGCAGGCGAGCTGCGCCGTATCGACCGCGGTCTCTACGACCAGCCCCGCAAGAATGATCTGACCAGCCGCCCCACCGTGCCCGACTATCGCGCCGTCATCCGCGCCGTCACCCGCCGCGACCAGGCGCGCGCCGTGGTGGACGGCATGACCGCTGCCAACGATCTCGGCCTCACCACCGCCGTCCCGGCGCGCATCGAGGTGCTGGTCGACGCGCGTCTGAAACCAATCAAGCTCGGTAGCCAAGAGATCCACTTCAAGTTCGCCGCGCCTAGCCGCCTCTATTGGGCCGGCCGGCCAGCCATGCGCGTTGTCCAGGCGCTGCACTGGATGCAGGACATGCTTGCGCAGGACGATGAGCGCGCCCGCGTCCAGGCCGCGCTGCGCCGCCTTTTCGGCGACCCGCAGCACGGGCAGGCGATCCGTGACGATCTACGCGCCGGCCTATCCGCGCTTCCGATCTGGATGCAGGAGTTCTTGCGAGGCCTGCTCAGCGCAACCGATGCGGACGAGGGCCAGTCATGA
- a CDS encoding nucleotidyl transferase AbiEii/AbiGii toxin family protein, whose protein sequence is MTSTAYRQVIAAPPSDRLDLFLTTANRLGTPIGNVEKDFWVCWTLNALYHERPDGGPRLLFKGGTSLSKAYNLIERFSEDIDVTVFRNDLDEAASVEELEALSNKKRRAKLDAIRDACCAYITGPLHEFLGAQLADVTNGAGRVEVDEADPDGQTLLVWYPEVEPRDGAYVRPAVRIESGAKSALDPNRPVTIRPYVSEEAGGLELAIADVTTIEATRTFWDKVVIAHGLRLWYERRGVLRQEGQRVSRHYYDLHCLLGSEVGRVALADPSLGADCVRHARMFFDRPDYDLASAVPGSFAVAPTGAMIDALSRDYANTTAMIFGVAPDFQAILRSVGEIERIANAITRNA, encoded by the coding sequence ATGACCAGCACCGCGTACAGGCAGGTCATCGCCGCGCCGCCGAGTGACCGGCTTGACCTGTTTCTCACCACCGCCAATCGGCTTGGCACGCCGATCGGCAATGTGGAGAAGGATTTCTGGGTCTGCTGGACGCTGAATGCGCTCTATCACGAGCGGCCTGATGGAGGACCGCGCCTCCTGTTCAAGGGCGGCACCTCGCTGTCGAAGGCCTATAACCTGATCGAGCGCTTTTCCGAGGACATCGACGTCACGGTCTTCCGTAACGACCTTGACGAGGCTGCTTCGGTCGAGGAACTGGAGGCTCTGTCGAACAAAAAGCGCCGTGCCAAGCTCGATGCGATACGGGATGCGTGCTGTGCCTATATTACAGGCCCGCTCCACGAATTCCTAGGCGCACAGCTCGCCGACGTCACCAATGGGGCCGGACGTGTCGAGGTCGACGAAGCCGATCCCGACGGACAGACACTGCTCGTCTGGTATCCCGAGGTCGAGCCACGCGACGGAGCCTATGTGCGGCCGGCCGTGCGGATCGAGTCCGGCGCGAAGTCAGCTCTTGACCCCAACCGTCCTGTTACGATTCGACCCTATGTCAGTGAGGAGGCCGGCGGGCTCGAACTGGCGATCGCTGACGTCACAACGATCGAAGCCACCCGTACCTTCTGGGACAAGGTTGTGATCGCCCATGGCTTGCGGCTCTGGTACGAGCGACGCGGCGTGCTCCGGCAGGAAGGCCAGCGCGTGTCGCGGCACTATTACGACCTCCATTGCCTGCTCGGCTCGGAGGTCGGGCGAGTGGCGCTTGCGGACCCCAGCCTCGGCGCCGATTGCGTGCGACACGCGCGCATGTTCTTCGACCGCCCCGACTATGATCTGGCTTCCGCCGTTCCGGGCTCATTCGCCGTCGCGCCGACCGGTGCGATGATCGATGCGCTCAGCCGTGACTACGCCAACACCACCGCGATGATCTTTGGCGTCGCCCCGGATTTTCAGGCGATCTTGAGGTCGGTTGGGGAAATCGAGCGGATTGCAAATGCGATAACGCGG